In Erythrolamprus reginae isolate rEryReg1 chromosome 10, rEryReg1.hap1, whole genome shotgun sequence, one DNA window encodes the following:
- the ZNF592 gene encoding zinc finger protein 592: protein MGDMKTPDFDDLLAAFDIPDPTSLDAKEGIQTAGEENDNHLKQTGIGIDENAALSHAAPPASDVPVVSVIVKNTCRQESFEAEKDGNHLAPGLLHNGFRGSEAPLETHGYRKFDSAFVNGDGLRNYPEKTEQAKPEPLPTFSQFSPISSPEPDDVLKENSIVDKPKLAQTPYFPPHPMYIPSGSSVLDLLSRTLPEPEFSRFISTGPSLLDLLSKKLPEPELSMFDQYCKRDPKIDLHSLQENRAEVGAKREHEKSPEKCDGAEKDLAETPGSFGEGLPLANFHGNNLEEGKGPAPEVAFSSSVPPRQRLKPAHSKLSSCVAALVALQAKKVAGVPNEEQANVTREPPATLKDGPKGSPKMPKSPKSPRSPLEIARKVNKTPDSPQSVCSDSSGKGSPSVGTGSPPAIPKVRIKTIKTSSGEIKRMVTRIVAEADDLSKSPQGSPADDTIVESFPSPEAPSLEAETGKDFAKESPPEPNLATPQTNPSISDIPFSGIPAVSHSANSETAKVGPAGQPPNKNQSPVPAAQACNPASLLPKAVHLANLNLVPHSVAASVAARSSIQRRGQPQLTQVTVPLVQQVKKTSPLVVEAFNKVLHGANPVPIYTPNLSPPVESSIHVPASGYGCLECGDSFALEKSLMQHYGRRSVHIEVVCTQCAATLLFFNKCSLLKHARDHKSKGFIMQCSQLFMKPIHADQMFSPYPATSPASSSPPASRLSSLPQKTCAATGSGAGSTGAAQPALPLYTDPLRLIRYGLKCFECNKQALDYVALAAHYQKTSDDNEGLTCQVCQMLLPNKCSYCAHQRIHTHKSPYCCPECGAICRSAYFQTHVKENCLHYSRKVGYRCSHCGVVFMSQAMLKVHIHEKHCEVFHKCSFCPMAFKSADSTTAHINSQHPAEPHKTSQVIYKCSCETVFNKKRLLQEHFQQNANRLMVGVFKCPHCQLVYMQKLQLMQHVKSIHGVPENPQDFPGTRPKVETTATPSPVLPTPKELSIVNGTSQPTSLPAKGVSPESKAKSKPGSWTCRECSQWIPDRETYVSHMRKSHGKNMKRFPCRQCERSFGASNSLHRHVRNNHDTAKKLYTCWYCTDEIQTFPQPSMLESHMSLMHGIKNPDLSQISKDLTKTKSPKRVTADGPSPMEVAASGSDDPPAKKLKAARWKCAKCGFATATETEFLEHIPRHKSDSSTSQCLLCGLCYTSHLSLNRHLFIVHKVKDPEEGGEEEEEEEEEEEPESAKKIPEMERRENGLGDANPSETSRAKGETSKSRDSERDGAPCSREKSSSQNKPTKSPSI, encoded by the exons ATGGGGGACATGAAAACTCCTGACTTCGACGACCTTCTGGCTGCTTTCGACATTCCTGACCCAACCAGCCTCGACGCCAAGGAAGGCATCCAGACAGCCGGCGAGGAGAACGACAACCACCTCAAGCAGACAGGCATCGGCATAGACGAAAACGCCGCCTTGTCCCACGCCGCCCCTCCGGCTTCCGACGTTCCCGTCGTGAGTGTCATTGTAAAAAACACCTGTCGCCAGGAGTCCTTCGAGGCCGAAAAGGATGGCAACCACCTCGCACCGGGCCTGTTGCACAACGGATTCCGTGGCTCGGAGGCGCCTCTGGAGACTCACGGCTATAGGAAGTTCGATTCGGCCTTTGTCAACGGGGACGGCTTGAGGAATTACCCGGAGAAGACGGAGCAAGCCAAACCGGAGCCCTTACCCACTTTTAGTCAGTTCAGTCCCATCTCCAGCCCGGAGCCGGACGACGTCCTCAAAGAAAACAGTATTGTAGACAAACCTAAACTTGCCCAAACTCCTtatttcccaccccaccccatgtaTATCCCGTCGGGATCGTCCGTGTTAGATTTGCTCAGTAGGACCCTGCCGGAGCCGGAATTCAGTCGGTTCATATCCACCGGCCCATCGCTGCTAGACCTCTTAAGTAAGAAACTGCCCGAACCGGAGCTGAGTATGTTTGATCAATATTGTAAAAGAGACCCAAAGATCGACCTACACAGCCTCCAGGAGAACAGAGCTGAGGTTGGTGCCAAGAGGGAACATGAGAAGAGCCCAGAGAAATGCGACGGGGCTGAAAAAGATCTCGCGGAAACCCCCGGTTCCTTTGGTGAAGGGCTTCCTCTTGCCAACTTCCATGGCAATAACTTGGAGGAAGGGAAAGGCCCTGCGCCCGAGGTGGCCTTCTCTTCCTCCGTCCCGCCTCGCCAGCGTCTGAAGCCCGCTCACTCCAAGCTGTCCTCTTGTGTCGCTGCCCTGGTCGCCCTCCAGGCCAAAAAAGTGGCGGGCGTCCCCAATGAAGAGCAGGCGAACGTGACCAGAGAGCCTCCCGCCACCTTGAAGGACGGCCCGAAGGGGAGCCCCAAAATGCCCAAATCGCCCAAGagccccagaagccctctggaaatAGCGAGGAAGGTCAACAAGACACCCGACTCTCCCCAGAGCGTGTGCAGCGACAGCAGCGGCAAAGGGTCCCCTTCGGTGGGCACCGGCTCCCCACCGGCCATTCCCAAAGTCCGGATCAAGACCATCAAAACCTCTTCGGGGGAAATTAAAAGGATGGTCACGAGAATCGTGGCCGAAGCAGACGACCTGAGCAAGTCGCCTCAAGGTTCGCCTGCGGACGACACAATAGTCGAATCCTTCCCTTCTCCGGAAGCGCCCTCTTTGGAAGCAGAGACGGGCAAGGATTTTGCAAAAGAAAGCCCCCCGGAACCAAATTTAGCCACCCCCCAAACCAACCCTTCGATTTCAGACATTCCCTTCAGCGGCATCCCTGCTGTGTCGCACTCGGCCAACAGCGAGACGGCGAAAGTCGGCCCAGCGGGGCAGCCGCCGAACAAAAACCAGTCGCCAGTGCCCGCGGCGCAGGCCTGCAACCCCGCCAGCCTCCTCCCCAAAGCCGTGCACCTGGCCAATCTCAACCTGGTGCCCCACAGCGTTGCCGCCTCGGTGGCCGCCAGGTCCTCCATCCAGCGGCGCGGCCAGCCCCAGCTGACCCAGGTGACAGTGCCGCTGGTGCAGCAGGTGAAGAAGACCTCCCCGCTGGTGGTCGAGGCGTTCAACAAAGTGTTGCACGGCGCCAACCCAGTGCCAATCTACACGCCCAACCTCAGCCCTCCCGTCGAGAGCAGTATTCACGTCCCGGCATCCGGCTACGGCTGCCTGGAATGCGGGGATTCCTTTGCCTTAGAGAAAAGCCTGATGCAACATTACGGCCGGAGGAGCGTCCACATCGAAGTGGTGTGCACCCAGTGTGCGGCCACGCTGCTCTTCTTCAACAAGTGCAGCCTGCTCAAGCACGCCCGGGATCACAAGAGCAAAGGCTTCATCATGCAGTGTTCGCAGCTCTTCATGAAGCCCATCCACGCTGACCAAATGTTCTCGCCCTACCCGGCCACTTCGCCGGCCTCGTCGAGCCCGCCCGCCTCGCGGTTGTCCTCCCTGCCCCAGAAGACCTGCGCGGCCACGGGGAGCGGGGCGGGCAGCACCGGCGCTGCCCAGCCGGCCCTGCCTCTGTACACAGACCCTTTGAGACTCATTCGTTATGGATTAAAGTGTTTTGAATGTAATAAACAGGCCTTGGACTACGTGGCCCTGGCAGCCCATTATCAGAAGACATCGGACGATAATGAGGGCCTG aCATGCCAAGTGTGTCAGATGCTGTTGCCGAACAAATGCAGTTATTGCGCTCATCAAAGAATCCACACCCATAAATCTCCCTATTGCTGCCCTGAGTGCGGCGCCATTTGCCGGTCAGCCTACTTCCAAACCCACGTCAAAGAGAACTGCCTGCATTATTCCCGCAAAGTCGGTTACAG GTGCAGCCACTGCGGAGTGGTGTTCATGTCGCAGGCTATGCTGAAAGTCCACATTCACGAGAAGCACTGCGAGGTCTTCCACAAGTGTTCGTTCTGCCCCATGGCCTTCAAGTCTGCCGACAGCACCACCGCACACATTAACAGCCAGCACCCTGCGGAGCCTCACAAGACATCTCA GGTGATCTACAAATGTTCCTGTGAGACGGTCTTCAACAAGAAGAGACTTCTACAAGAGCACTTCCAGCAAAATGCCAACCGGCTGATGGTGGGCGTGTTCAAGTGCCCCCACTGCCAACTGGTGTATATGCAGAAGCTGCAGTTGATGCAGCACGTCAAG AGCATCCATGGAGTCCCGGAAAACCCCCAGGATTTCCCCGGCACTCGGCCGAAGGTTGAGACGACCGCCACGCCCAGTCCCGTCCTTCCCACGCCCAAGGAACTGTCCATCGTCAACGGTACTTCTCAGCCCACCTCTTTGCCCGCGAAAGGCGTCAGCCCGGAATCCAAGGCAAAGTCCAAACCGGGCAGTTGGACTTGCCGGGAGTGCTCGCAGTGGATCCCCGATCGTGAAACTTACGTGTCCCACATGAGGAAAAGCCACGGAAAG AACATGAAGAGGTTTCCCTGCCGACAGTGCGAGAGGTCGTTCGGTGCCTCCAACAGTCTGCACAGACACGTTCGCAATAATCACGACACAGCAAAGAAACTCTACACTTGCTG GTATTGCACAGACGAAATCCAGACATTTCCTCAGCCATCGATGCTGGAGAGTCACATGAGCCTCATGCACGGCATCAAAAATCCAGATCTTTCCCAGATATCCAAAGACTTGACAAAA ACGAAATCTCCAAAGAGAGTAACCGCCGATGGTCCGAGTCCGATGGAAGTGGCCGCGTCCGGATCCGACGATCCACCAGCAAAGAAACTGAAGGCAGCCCGCTGGAAGTGCGCAAAGTGTGGCTTTGCGACGGCCACCGAGACTGAATTTCTGGAACACATACCTCGGCACAAGTCAGACAGTTCCACTTCGCAGTGCCTGCTCTGCGGCTTGTGTTACACGTCGCACCTGTCTCTGAACAGGCACCTCTTTATCGTTCATAAAGTGAAAGATccggaagaaggaggagaagaggaggaggaggaggaggaggaagaagagccaGAGAGTGCAAAAAAGATTCCGGaaatggaaaggagagagaacgGACTGGGCGACGCCAACCCCAGCGAGACCAGCAGGGCAAAAGGAGAGACTTCCAAGAGCAGAGACTCGGAGCGCGACGGCGCGCCCTGCAGCAGAGAGAAAAGCAGCTCCCAGAACAAACCCACCAAGTCTCCCTCTATTTAA